One stretch of Pseudomonas fragi DNA includes these proteins:
- the xerC gene encoding tyrosine recombinase XerC, with protein sequence MRLVLSTIDSPLPSLSPSLLNPVQPPVALYLQRLAPSSRQTMRYVLQEAADRLGAEDVAIDEFPWHQLQPGHITALVAALREDGYAPNTSSLYVNAIRGVMNQAWQQNLITQDHLLKIRAVKAGGGSRLVKGRNLRRNLIRELMDACAADPRPQGLRDAAIIAILYGSGMRKSESVNMDLWQVDVEQRSLQVLGKGNKELIKFAPAWAFEKLEAWLAFRRANLPDGVEDDSFLFNRIRRGNHITRDRLTKHAIYYIAKQRGRQVGVDIMPHDFRRSFITRVIEEYDVSIAQKLAHHANIATTVSYDVRDDNERRNVTDRFLL encoded by the coding sequence TTGGTTTTGTCTACGATTGACTCCCCGCTGCCGTCGCTTTCGCCCTCGCTGTTAAACCCGGTGCAACCCCCCGTGGCGCTTTACCTTCAGCGACTTGCCCCCTCCAGCCGCCAGACCATGCGCTATGTCTTGCAGGAAGCGGCGGATCGCCTGGGCGCCGAAGATGTGGCGATTGATGAATTCCCCTGGCATCAATTGCAACCGGGGCATATCACCGCGCTAGTGGCAGCGTTGCGTGAGGACGGCTACGCGCCGAATACCTCGTCGCTGTACGTCAATGCCATTCGCGGGGTGATGAACCAGGCCTGGCAACAAAACCTGATCACCCAGGATCATTTGCTCAAGATCCGCGCCGTCAAGGCGGGGGGTGGTTCGCGGCTGGTCAAGGGGCGTAACCTGCGGCGTAACCTGATTCGCGAATTGATGGATGCCTGTGCGGCAGACCCGCGTCCCCAGGGGCTGCGGGATGCGGCAATCATCGCGATTCTGTATGGCTCGGGGATGCGCAAGTCCGAGTCGGTGAACATGGACCTGTGGCAGGTCGATGTAGAACAGCGCAGCTTGCAGGTGCTGGGCAAGGGCAACAAGGAGCTGATCAAGTTCGCCCCGGCCTGGGCCTTTGAAAAACTTGAAGCCTGGCTGGCATTTCGCCGGGCCAATCTGCCAGATGGAGTGGAGGATGACAGCTTCCTGTTCAATCGCATCCGACGTGGCAATCACATCACCCGTGACCGCCTGACCAAACACGCCATTTACTACATTGCCAAGCAGCGGGGCAGGCAGGTGGGTGTCGACATCATGCCCCACGACTTTCGTCGTTCGTTTATTACCCGGGTGATCGAAGAGTACGACGTGTCGATCGCACAAAAGCTGGCGCACCACGCCAACATTGCTACCACGGTCAGCTATGACGTGCGTGATGACAATGAGCGGCGCAATGTGACAGACCGTTTCTTGTTGTGA
- a CDS encoding polyamine ABC transporter substrate-binding protein, whose translation MHINTLSLAVMLAAFPAISQADESVNISNWNGYIADDTLTSFTKETGIKATYDIHDSNEVLESKLMTGNTGYDVVSPSNHFMSRLIKAGAIQKLDRSQLPNWKNLDPVLMKKLEVNDPGNQYGYPYMWGTAGIGYNVEKIKAIFGTTDVTQSWSLFFDENNIKKLSQCGVAIIDNPTQVLPITLNYLGLPHHSHEPEDYKKAEAALLKIRPYVQYFHASKYISDLANGNICAVIGFNGDVVQAAASAREARNGIDIAYSIPKEGSTLWLDMVVMPKSAPHEKNAYSYMNYLLTPQVIANISNHIHYANPNQAADAYLAPDVKQDPAIYPSSAVIDTLFTVEDLPAKIARLSTRLWTKLKTNT comes from the coding sequence ATGCACATCAACACGCTATCCCTTGCGGTCATGCTCGCAGCGTTTCCGGCGATCAGCCAGGCCGACGAGAGTGTGAATATTTCCAACTGGAACGGCTATATCGCCGACGACACCCTGACCAGTTTCACCAAGGAAACAGGGATCAAGGCTACCTACGATATTCACGACAGCAACGAAGTGCTGGAATCCAAGTTGATGACCGGCAATACCGGCTATGACGTGGTCAGCCCTTCGAACCACTTTATGTCGCGCCTGATCAAGGCCGGTGCCATCCAAAAGTTGGACAGGAGCCAGTTGCCCAACTGGAAGAACCTGGACCCGGTGTTGATGAAAAAGCTGGAAGTCAACGACCCCGGCAACCAGTACGGCTACCCCTATATGTGGGGTACGGCGGGGATCGGCTACAACGTCGAGAAGATCAAGGCGATTTTTGGCACCACGGATGTCACCCAGTCCTGGAGCTTGTTTTTCGATGAAAACAACATCAAAAAACTGAGCCAGTGCGGTGTGGCGATCATCGACAATCCGACGCAAGTACTGCCGATCACCCTCAATTACCTGGGCTTGCCGCACCATAGTCATGAGCCTGAGGACTACAAGAAAGCCGAAGCGGCGCTGCTGAAAATACGACCTTATGTTCAGTATTTTCATGCATCCAAATACATCAGTGATCTGGCAAACGGCAATATTTGCGCGGTGATCGGTTTTAACGGTGATGTGGTCCAGGCTGCGGCCAGTGCCCGGGAAGCCAGGAACGGGATCGATATCGCCTACTCGATCCCCAAGGAAGGTTCGACGTTATGGCTGGATATGGTGGTCATGCCTAAAAGCGCGCCCCATGAGAAGAATGCCTACAGCTACATGAATTACCTGCTGACCCCGCAAGTGATTGCCAATATCAGCAATCATATCCACTACGCCAACCCCAACCAGGCGGCAGACGCGTACCTGGCGCCGGACGTGAAACAGGACCCGGCGATCTACCCGTCCAGTGCCGTGATCGACACCCTGTTCACCGTGGAAGACCTGCCGGCCAAAATCGCCCGTCTGAGCACCCGTTTGTGGACCAAGCTCAAGACCAATACCTGA
- a CDS encoding NAD(P)/FAD-dependent oxidoreductase, whose translation MKNECGWIALAGSSPVRDHLKGVEKTDWLIIGAGITGLSAAHSLAQLHPQARIVIVDRQRAAQGASARNSGYAVAHENPADDELIGNSGFAGYAVDSTIGQAAADEVRMRIARHGIDCEYRDSGYYFAVNDPGKLTQVEAKLKTLQAVGASAHFLEGAQLAQTLGTRHYQAAIWCGNGNALLHPAKYVKGLLDALPANVSLFENTDISGLERLSGGRIRASGSQGSIEAAQVLVCLNAFIPRAGIDTGATFPMELSASLTRPLTDKEYEAIGSVEPWGVLSTRPLGATVRLTPDRRVMIRNTAEYRTRDLSNRDLLQRRKHHVLGLQRRFPGLDEQDIAYTWTGHLSASRSGQPYFAKVEEGIYAVAGCNGSGVARGTLWGRLLAELASGASSALLQSVMARAKPGWLPPRPFFDIGAVLRMRMEAVRAKTEI comes from the coding sequence GTGAAAAATGAATGTGGCTGGATTGCCCTGGCAGGAAGTTCCCCTGTGCGCGATCACCTCAAGGGCGTTGAAAAAACCGACTGGTTGATTATCGGTGCGGGCATTACCGGTCTCAGTGCGGCCCATTCCCTGGCGCAATTGCACCCTCAAGCTCGTATCGTGATTGTCGACAGGCAACGGGCTGCGCAAGGGGCATCGGCACGCAACTCCGGCTACGCGGTGGCCCATGAAAACCCGGCTGATGACGAACTCATCGGCAACAGCGGTTTTGCCGGCTATGCCGTGGACTCGACCATCGGCCAGGCGGCCGCTGATGAAGTGCGCATGCGCATTGCGCGCCACGGCATTGACTGCGAATACCGGGATTCGGGCTACTACTTCGCCGTCAACGACCCGGGCAAATTGACTCAGGTTGAGGCCAAGCTTAAAACCCTGCAGGCAGTGGGCGCATCTGCGCACTTTCTGGAAGGCGCGCAACTGGCACAGACCCTCGGTACCCGCCATTACCAGGCGGCCATCTGGTGCGGCAATGGCAATGCGTTGTTACATCCGGCGAAATACGTCAAGGGCCTGCTGGATGCCTTGCCGGCCAATGTCAGTCTGTTTGAAAACACCGACATCAGCGGGCTTGAACGCCTGAGTGGCGGGCGCATCCGGGCCAGCGGCAGCCAGGGCAGCATTGAAGCTGCGCAGGTACTGGTCTGCCTGAATGCCTTTATCCCCCGCGCCGGGATCGACACTGGCGCAACCTTCCCGATGGAACTCAGCGCCAGCCTCACCCGCCCACTGACAGACAAGGAGTATGAGGCCATCGGCAGTGTCGAGCCCTGGGGGGTACTGTCGACCCGGCCGCTGGGCGCCACAGTGCGCTTGACACCCGATCGCCGGGTGATGATCCGCAACACCGCGGAATACCGCACCAGGGACCTGTCCAACCGTGACCTGTTGCAACGGCGCAAGCACCATGTGCTGGGCTTGCAACGGCGTTTTCCAGGGCTTGACGAGCAGGATATTGCCTACACCTGGACCGGCCATCTAAGCGCCAGCCGTAGCGGCCAGCCCTACTTTGCCAAGGTCGAAGAAGGTATTTATGCCGTGGCCGGCTGCAATGGCTCCGGAGTCGCACGCGGCACGCTGTGGGGTCGTCTGCTCGCCGAGCTGGCATCTGGCGCCAGCTCTGCCCTGTTGCAGTCGGTTATGGCGCGAGCCAAACCGGGCTGGCTGCCACCCCGTCCGTTCTTTGATATCGGCGCCGTACTGCGCATGCGCATGGAAGCCGTCAGAGCCAAAACAGAAATCTGA
- a CDS encoding LysR substrate-binding domain-containing protein: MDKVRHVPSLQGLQALIEVAESGSFTLAAQTLCLTQSAISRKIQQLEAHFGVTLLARTSRSVRLTVEGEQVLASARSMLEQLKLLEDRLSPQKRPFRIRMHVSLAVRWLLPKLSDFYLQHPDIALSIETVATEIVEPASDSDAYILYLPRPSTDPACMALFDEALVPVCAPDLGPLTSMADLVCFALLHRSADQQAWIDWLAANDGKPLHSYRHIPFNLDELALDAAARGLGVAVTDMTLAAESIQRGVLVIPFGEPLKTGGNYSLCLQPAAASHPACAAVLQWFARQVEQGGAGRTC, translated from the coding sequence ATGGACAAGGTTCGTCATGTACCGTCATTGCAGGGTTTGCAGGCATTGATTGAGGTTGCCGAATCGGGCAGCTTCACCCTGGCCGCGCAAACGCTGTGCCTGACGCAAAGCGCAATCAGCCGGAAAATCCAGCAACTTGAAGCTCACTTTGGCGTGACGTTGTTGGCCAGAACCAGTCGCAGCGTGCGCCTGACGGTCGAAGGCGAGCAGGTACTGGCCAGTGCCCGCAGCATGCTTGAGCAGTTAAAGCTGCTGGAAGATCGTTTATCGCCGCAAAAGCGGCCGTTTCGTATCCGCATGCATGTGTCGCTGGCCGTGCGCTGGTTGCTGCCAAAGCTCAGTGACTTCTACTTGCAGCACCCGGACATCGCCTTGTCGATTGAAACGGTGGCCACCGAGATAGTCGAACCGGCCAGCGACAGCGATGCCTATATCCTGTACTTGCCTCGACCCTCCACTGATCCGGCCTGCATGGCTTTATTCGACGAGGCTCTGGTACCGGTGTGTGCACCTGATCTGGGGCCGCTGACGTCAATGGCGGACCTGGTGTGCTTCGCGTTGTTGCATCGTTCGGCCGACCAGCAAGCCTGGATCGACTGGCTCGCGGCCAATGACGGCAAGCCGTTGCACAGTTACCGGCATATCCCGTTCAATCTCGATGAACTGGCCCTCGACGCTGCCGCGCGTGGCCTGGGGGTTGCAGTCACGGACATGACCCTGGCGGCCGAGTCCATTCAACGCGGGGTACTGGTGATTCCCTTTGGCGAACCGTTGAAAACCGGTGGCAACTATTCGTTGTGCCTGCAACCTGCTGCAGCCTCGCACCCGGCGTGTGCCGCGGTGTTGCAATGGTTTGCCAGGCAGGTCGAGCAAGGCGGGGCAGGGAGGACTTGTTAA
- a CDS encoding TerC family protein: MEWIADPTAWLGLLTLIVLELVLGIDNLVFIAILADKLPPEQRDRARVIGLTLALVMRLGLLASISWIVTLTAPLFEVFDKSFSGRDLIMLFGGLFLLFKATMELHERLEGHVAERTSNMGYAMFWPIVAQIVVLDAVFSLDAVVTAVGMVEHLSVMMIAVVFSIGLMIIASKPLTKFVNSHPTVIMLCLGFLMMIGFSLTAEGLGFHIPKGYLYAAIGFSILIEVLNQIARARRKKSVQGLRPMRERTAHAVLRLLGGRTLNADEVGEDIADMLEGGEDKEVFHRRERVMISGVLQLAERPIRTVMTPRAEIDHIDLADSADTIRTTLMHSSYSRLPLIREGRVDEPLGFIHKKELLKELLAGHEPDLEAMARKAINLLDSFTILNALEQMRKESTHIAFVINEFGDFIGLLTMTDILESIAGELPDASEIAGPNIVAREDGYLVSGALNLSQIRQHTGFLAKATDDYQTMAGMVMSLLDRLPMIGDKLTWEGWTLTVVEVEERRVTRVLLSKAG, from the coding sequence ATGGAATGGATTGCAGATCCCACGGCCTGGCTCGGCCTGTTGACGTTGATTGTGCTGGAACTGGTACTGGGCATTGATAACCTGGTGTTTATCGCCATCCTGGCGGACAAGTTGCCGCCGGAGCAGCGCGACCGTGCCCGGGTGATCGGTCTTACGCTTGCACTGGTAATGCGCCTGGGCCTGCTGGCCAGCATCTCGTGGATCGTCACGCTGACGGCGCCGTTGTTTGAAGTGTTCGACAAATCGTTCTCGGGTCGCGACCTGATCATGCTGTTCGGTGGTCTGTTCCTGTTGTTCAAGGCGACGATGGAGTTGCATGAACGACTGGAAGGGCATGTGGCCGAACGTACATCAAACATGGGCTACGCCATGTTCTGGCCGATCGTGGCGCAGATTGTGGTGCTCGATGCCGTGTTCTCCCTGGATGCGGTGGTAACTGCTGTGGGCATGGTTGAACACCTGTCGGTGATGATGATCGCGGTGGTGTTCTCGATCGGCTTGATGATCATTGCCAGCAAACCCCTGACCAAATTCGTCAACAGTCACCCGACGGTGATCATGCTGTGTCTGGGCTTCCTGATGATGATCGGCTTCAGCCTGACCGCCGAAGGCCTGGGCTTCCACATTCCCAAGGGCTACCTGTATGCGGCCATCGGCTTCTCGATCCTGATCGAAGTGCTGAACCAGATTGCCCGTGCGCGCCGCAAGAAAAGCGTGCAGGGCCTGCGCCCGATGCGCGAGCGTACGGCTCATGCAGTGTTGCGTTTGCTGGGCGGTCGTACCTTGAATGCAGATGAAGTGGGCGAAGACATTGCTGACATGCTTGAAGGCGGCGAAGACAAGGAAGTTTTCCACCGACGCGAACGCGTGATGATCAGTGGCGTACTGCAACTGGCAGAGCGCCCGATTCGTACCGTGATGACGCCTCGGGCCGAGATCGATCATATCGACCTCGCGGATTCAGCAGACACCATTCGTACGACGCTGATGCACTCGTCGTACTCTCGACTGCCGCTGATCCGCGAAGGCCGGGTTGACGAGCCGCTGGGCTTTATTCATAAAAAGGAATTGCTCAAAGAGCTGTTGGCAGGTCACGAACCTGATCTGGAAGCCATGGCCCGCAAGGCCATCAACCTGCTGGACAGTTTCACGATACTCAATGCTCTGGAACAGATGCGCAAAGAGTCGACGCACATTGCGTTCGTCATCAACGAGTTCGGTGACTTTATCGGGCTGCTGACCATGACTGACATTTTGGAGTCCATCGCCGGCGAGTTGCCGGATGCCAGTGAGATAGCAGGACCGAATATCGTGGCCCGAGAGGACGGGTATCTGGTCAGTGGTGCCTTGAACCTGAGCCAGATCCGCCAGCACACCGGCTTTTTGGCCAAGGCGACAGACGACTACCAGACGATGGCCGGGATGGTGATGAGTTTGCTGGATCGTCTGCCAATGATTGGCGACAAGCTAACGTGGGAAGGCTGGACCTTGACCGTAGTCGAGGTAGAAGAGCGGAGGGTGACGCGGGTGTTGCTGAGCAAGGCTGGTTAG
- a CDS encoding glucose/quinate/shikimate family membrane-bound PQQ-dependent dehydrogenase codes for MNKPQPSAAVSRWPIWVAALGVLVFGLLFIAGGGYLATLGGSLYFLIAGLGMLVSAVLLFKRRLAGAWLFAAVMVASLVWALVDAGLVFWPLVSRLFALAVLSLVVALAYPTLRKANGLGGNGGYALGAVLAVAIAAGFWGMFQPHASIAPTGDGPGLTQVDPSKAQKDWAHYGNDEGGSRFAALDQINRSNVSKLVPAWTYQTGDVAISDGNGAEDQMTPLQVGDKVFICTPHNNLIALDADTGKELWKNNINAKAAVWQRCRGLAYFDASAPVAAPTDGSTPAAAVTVAPGAACQRRLLTNTIDARLIAVDADTGKFCQDFGSNGQVDLKAGLGNVPDSYYQLSSAPLMAGTTVVVGGRVADNVQTDMPGGVIRGFDVVTGAMRWAFDPGNPQDKQAPADGKTYVRSTPNSWAPMSYDPLMNTVFLPMGSSSTDIYGVERTELNHKYGASVLALNATTGDEKWVYQTVHNDLWDFDLPMQPTLMDFTVADGSKVPALVIGTKAGQIFVLDRHTGQPLTKVEEVPVKASNIPDEPYSLTQPKSVGMPQIGAQTLTESDMWGATPFDQMLCRISFKKMRYEGLYTAPGTDVSLSFPGSLGGMNWGSLSTDPVHGFIFVNDMRLGLWVQMVPQQKDAKASSGGEALNTGMGAVPLKGTPYAVNKNRFLSIAGIPCQAPPFGTLTAIDMKTQKVAWQVPVGTVQDTGPLGIKMGLQLPIGMPTLGGTLSTQGGLIFIAGTQDFYLRAFNSANGEEAWKARLPVGSQGGPMTFVSPKTGKQYVVITAGGARQSPDRGDYVIAYALPDNN; via the coding sequence ATGAATAAGCCTCAACCTTCGGCAGCCGTAAGCCGTTGGCCCATCTGGGTCGCAGCTCTCGGTGTGCTGGTCTTCGGATTACTCTTTATCGCCGGTGGTGGTTACCTCGCCACGCTCGGTGGCAGCCTGTACTTCCTGATCGCAGGCCTGGGCATGCTGGTCTCGGCCGTGCTGCTGTTCAAGCGCCGCCTGGCGGGTGCCTGGCTGTTCGCGGCCGTGATGGTCGCCAGTCTTGTCTGGGCGCTGGTCGATGCAGGGCTGGTTTTCTGGCCGCTGGTGTCGCGTCTGTTTGCCCTGGCCGTGCTCAGCCTGGTCGTGGCGCTGGCTTACCCGACACTGCGCAAGGCCAATGGCCTGGGCGGCAACGGCGGTTATGCGCTGGGCGCGGTACTGGCCGTGGCCATCGCTGCCGGTTTCTGGGGCATGTTCCAGCCTCACGCTTCGATCGCCCCCACCGGTGACGGCCCAGGCCTGACCCAGGTCGACCCGTCCAAGGCCCAGAAAGACTGGGCACACTACGGCAATGACGAAGGTGGCAGCCGTTTTGCTGCATTGGACCAGATCAACCGCAGCAACGTGTCGAAGCTGGTACCGGCCTGGACCTACCAGACCGGCGACGTCGCTATCAGCGATGGCAACGGTGCTGAAGACCAGATGACCCCGCTGCAAGTGGGCGACAAAGTATTTATCTGTACGCCGCACAACAACCTGATCGCACTGGATGCCGACACCGGCAAAGAGCTGTGGAAGAACAACATCAATGCCAAGGCCGCCGTCTGGCAGCGTTGCCGTGGCCTGGCGTACTTTGATGCCAGCGCCCCAGTCGCCGCACCTACCGATGGCAGCACCCCGGCCGCAGCTGTCACCGTTGCACCGGGCGCAGCCTGCCAGCGTCGCCTGCTGACCAACACCATCGATGCCCGCTTGATTGCTGTCGATGCGGACACCGGCAAGTTCTGCCAGGACTTCGGCAGCAATGGCCAGGTTGATCTGAAGGCTGGCCTGGGCAATGTGCCTGATTCCTACTACCAGTTGTCGTCGGCACCCTTGATGGCAGGCACCACGGTGGTAGTTGGCGGCCGCGTGGCTGACAACGTGCAAACCGATATGCCAGGTGGTGTGATCCGTGGTTTTGACGTGGTGACCGGCGCCATGCGCTGGGCCTTCGACCCGGGCAACCCGCAGGACAAGCAAGCACCGGCAGACGGCAAGACTTACGTTCGCAGCACGCCCAACAGCTGGGCGCCGATGTCCTATGACCCGCTGATGAACACCGTGTTCTTGCCAATGGGCAGCTCGTCCACCGACATCTATGGTGTTGAACGTACCGAACTGAACCACAAGTACGGCGCCTCTGTGCTGGCACTCAATGCCACTACCGGTGACGAAAAGTGGGTCTACCAGACCGTTCACAATGACCTGTGGGACTTCGACCTGCCGATGCAGCCCACCCTGATGGACTTCACTGTCGCCGACGGCAGCAAAGTGCCAGCGCTGGTGATCGGCACCAAGGCCGGGCAGATTTTTGTGCTTGATCGCCATACTGGCCAGCCGCTGACCAAAGTTGAAGAAGTACCGGTCAAGGCCTCGAACATCCCGGACGAGCCCTACTCGCTTACCCAGCCAAAATCCGTGGGCATGCCACAGATTGGCGCGCAGACCCTGACCGAATCGGACATGTGGGGCGCCACCCCGTTCGATCAGATGCTGTGCCGTATTTCCTTCAAGAAAATGCGTTACGAAGGTCTGTACACTGCGCCGGGCACTGACGTGTCGTTGAGCTTCCCGGGTTCGCTGGGTGGCATGAACTGGGGCAGCCTGTCGACTGACCCGGTACACGGTTTTATCTTCGTCAACGATATGCGCCTGGGCTTGTGGGTGCAGATGGTACCGCAGCAAAAAGACGCCAAGGCCTCTTCCGGCGGCGAAGCGCTGAACACCGGTATGGGTGCAGTTCCGCTTAAAGGCACGCCTTATGCCGTGAACAAGAACCGCTTCCTGTCGATTGCTGGCATCCCTTGCCAGGCGCCGCCTTTCGGCACCTTGACCGCCATTGACATGAAGACCCAGAAAGTCGCCTGGCAAGTACCGGTCGGTACTGTGCAGGACACCGGCCCGCTGGGTATCAAGATGGGCCTGCAACTGCCGATTGGCATGCCGACCCTGGGCGGTACGCTGTCCACCCAAGGTGGCCTGATCTTTATTGCCGGCACTCAAGACTTCTACCTGCGCGCCTTTAACTCGGCCAACGGTGAAGAAGCCTGGAAAGCCCGTTTGCCAGTTGGCAGCCAGGGCGGCCCGATGACCTTTGTTTCGCCCAAAACAGGCAAGCAATATGTCGTCATCACCGCCGGTGGTGCCCGTCAGTCGCCGGATCGCGGTGACTATGTGATCGCTTACGCGTTGCCTGACAACAACTAA
- a CDS encoding cysteine hydrolase family protein yields MYALLVLDMQVGLVHGPDRPWRGPELLETVNALLHKARSAGAGIFLARHIGPVGSPIEPGSPLTLLAPELTLLGSEVVFEKHRPNAFAMTGLAEQLRACGATGVVIAGMKTQYCIDSTCRAARDLGFDAVLIADGHTCSDTAELKAEQIVAHHNASLAGPFCQLVQAQDWRF; encoded by the coding sequence ATGTACGCCCTCTTGGTTCTTGATATGCAGGTTGGACTTGTTCACGGCCCGGACCGCCCCTGGCGCGGCCCTGAGTTGCTGGAAACCGTTAATGCCCTGCTGCATAAGGCGCGCAGTGCCGGTGCGGGGATTTTTCTGGCTCGGCATATCGGTCCCGTTGGCTCGCCCATTGAGCCAGGCAGCCCGTTGACCCTGCTGGCACCGGAGCTGACGTTGCTGGGCAGTGAAGTGGTCTTTGAAAAACACAGGCCCAATGCCTTTGCCATGACCGGGCTGGCCGAGCAGTTGCGTGCTTGCGGCGCTACCGGTGTGGTGATTGCCGGGATGAAAACCCAGTATTGCATCGACAGTACCTGCCGGGCGGCTCGAGACCTGGGCTTTGATGCCGTGCTGATAGCTGACGGTCATACATGCTCGGATACCGCCGAGCTCAAGGCCGAACAGATTGTTGCTCATCACAATGCCAGCCTTGCCGGGCCCTTCTGCCAACTGGTCCAGGCACAGGACTGGCGCTTCTAG
- a CDS encoding MepB family protein: MILPQPLLTAIETLYLPAALAYPADYSVESAAREYGGVRFTLAGRKVVFRVAKVTPTKVGQFVTLWKRPCPGGEITPLDSADDIDFVVVHVSSEGQCGQFIFDRETLLSRGVFAINGRGGKRALRVYPPWSQPAARQAVQSQKWQIECFVAMTPWEPASILRIRDLFRCV, encoded by the coding sequence TTGATCCTCCCACAACCTTTGCTGACAGCCATCGAGACCCTGTATTTGCCCGCAGCATTGGCGTATCCGGCTGATTACTCAGTAGAAAGTGCCGCCCGGGAATATGGCGGTGTGCGCTTTACCCTTGCAGGTCGCAAAGTCGTCTTCAGGGTCGCCAAAGTCACGCCAACCAAGGTCGGCCAGTTCGTCACCTTGTGGAAACGGCCCTGTCCAGGCGGCGAAATTACGCCGCTGGATAGCGCGGATGATATCGATTTCGTGGTGGTTCATGTCTCTTCTGAAGGACAATGCGGGCAGTTCATTTTTGATCGTGAAACCTTGTTGTCACGCGGTGTCTTTGCCATCAATGGTCGCGGCGGCAAGCGCGCTTTGCGGGTTTATCCGCCCTGGAGCCAGCCTGCAGCCCGCCAGGCCGTGCAGTCTCAAAAATGGCAAATCGAGTGTTTTGTGGCGATGACTCCATGGGAACCGGCCTCAATATTGCGTATTCGCGACCTTTTCCGCTGCGTGTAG
- a CDS encoding N-acetyltransferase → MIRAFEQHDMERVLEIWLSASIKAHDFIDAAYWQSHTATMRDVYIPASETYVLEDQSGVQGFCSLLGNQLAALFVDPVHQGKGLGKQLLEHAKNLRGELTLAVYKENAPSLAFYRSQGFAVLREQIDAQTGHAEYLMALSN, encoded by the coding sequence ATGATCAGAGCATTTGAACAACACGACATGGAGCGTGTTTTGGAAATCTGGCTGAGCGCATCGATCAAGGCCCATGACTTTATCGACGCGGCTTACTGGCAATCCCATACAGCAACGATGCGTGATGTTTACATCCCTGCATCAGAGACTTATGTGCTCGAAGATCAATCCGGTGTCCAGGGGTTTTGCTCCTTGCTGGGCAATCAACTGGCCGCGCTGTTTGTTGACCCGGTCCATCAAGGCAAAGGTCTGGGCAAGCAGTTGCTTGAACACGCGAAAAACCTTCGTGGCGAGCTGACCCTTGCGGTTTATAAAGAGAATGCGCCCAGCCTGGCCTTTTATCGCTCACAGGGCTTTGCGGTGCTGCGCGAGCAAATTGACGCGCAGACAGGCCATGCTGAATACCTGATGGCGTTAAGTAATTGA